DNA sequence from the Nitrospirota bacterium genome:
CTATTGATCACTCCCATCGCTTTTTCACGCACCATCATCGGCACCGATACCAAGGAGCAGAGCCCCTCCTGCTTGGCCATGTCCCGGTACACATAATCCCGGTCGGTGGTGACATCGGCCACAATGATCGGCCGGCGCTCCTTCACCGCGCGGCCACTGATCCCCTGCCCCACTTTCAAGTTCGCCTTGCGGCGATACTGTTCGCTGAGGCTCTGCGTCGCCTCGATCCGCAGCTCCCCGCTGGCTTCGTCCAACAACATGATTGAGCAGATCTTGGAGTTCATCAGTTGCGCGGTCATCGTCACCATGAGTTGCAGCACATCTTTGATCAGCCGGTTGGACGCGACGGTTTCCGAGACCTGCGACAGCGTTTCCACTTGCAAGGCTTTGCGTTGCATTTGATCGTAGAGTCTCGCGTTTTCAATCGCTCCTCCGACTTGATTGGCAATAGTCGAGAGTAATGCAATTTCATCCGCCTGATAGCGTTTTGGGCGTTTATGTTGAACATTGATCACGCCGACCACTTCTTTTTTGGCCATGATAGGCACGGAGACAAAGGCCTGGTAGCGGTCTTCGGGGAGGTTATGGAAAAACTTGAACCGTGGATCGTCGTTCGCATTGCTCGGGATTACGACGCGCGTTCGTTCCTGCGCAACCCACCCGGTAATGCCCTCTCCCAACCCGATCGTGATGCGGCCGATCAATTTGGGATGAGGGTTTTTCGAGGCTCGAAGGATGAGTTCATCTTGGGTATCTGACAAGAGATACAGGAGGCAGGCGTCCGCCTTGGTGACTTCGACGACTACTTCGACGATATGTTTGAGAATCGCTTCCAGATCCAGTTGGTTGCTGATCGACGCGGAGATGCGGTGGAGCACGTCCACTTCACGCGCTTTCTCACGTAAAGCCTGTTGGAGATGAGCCACTGATGGCGTGCGTGTGGTCGTCATAGCAATCTACCCTCGTGCGGAGACCTGACGGCGGCTCTGTATCCGACTCCCACGCCCATGTTTGTTCTGAAACCATGCTGCACAGATCTGTCGCTCGATCGGACGAATGATCACTTCCCCGACCTTCACCGGCCATACCCCGACGACCCGCCCTCCGAGTACCTTCTTATCATGTTGCATGGCGCCCCAGAGAGACGCAAAGGATGTCTGCGGGACCTGTTCGGATAACCCGGCTCGCTGCACCAAACTTCTGATCCGTTCGACAACTTCTGACCCACAGAGGCCCATGTGATAGGCCAAATCCGCTTCCTGCACCAACCCGATCCCGACCGCTTCTCCATGGATC
Encoded proteins:
- a CDS encoding GAF and ANTAR domain-containing protein — protein: MTTTRTPSVAHLQQALREKAREVDVLHRISASISNQLDLEAILKHIVEVVVEVTKADACLLYLLSDTQDELILRASKNPHPKLIGRITIGLGEGITGWVAQERTRVVIPSNANDDPRFKFFHNLPEDRYQAFVSVPIMAKKEVVGVINVQHKRPKRYQADEIALLSTIANQVGGAIENARLYDQMQRKALQVETLSQVSETVASNRLIKDVLQLMVTMTAQLMNSKICSIMLLDEASGELRIEATQSLSEQYRRKANLKVGQGISGRAVKERRPIIVADVTTDRDYVYRDMAKQEGLCSLVSVPMMVREKAMGVINSYTSIPHVFTGEEVKLLQAIANQAAIAIEHTALVERSLEMQEALAVRKLMERAKGYLMRSRRLTEEEAFKLIQRQSMDLRKSMREIAEAVLLAGELDQRVEKHRA